The genomic stretch tactaaacgatatcataaccgccatcgataaaagacagtactgtgcagcagtcttcatcaacctggtcaaggctttcgactctgtcaatcaccttattcttatcggcagaatcaatagccttggtttttctaatgactgcctctccaactacttgtcagacagagttcagtgtgtcaaatcggagggcatgttgtccggacctctggcagtctctatctTTTTtaaccacagggttcaattctcgggccgactcttttctctgtatatatcaatgatgtcgctcttgctgcgggcgattccctgatccacctctacgcagacgacaccattctgtatacttctggcccttccttggacactgtgctaactaacctccaaacgagcttcaatgccatacaacactccttccgtggcctccaactgctcttaaacgctagtaaacccaaatgcatgcttttcaaccgttctctgcctgcacccgcccgcccgactagcatcaccaccctggacggttccgacctggaatatgtggacaactataaatatctaggtgtctggttagactggaaactctccttccagactcatattaaacatctccaatccaacggtgcgctgtcttagtgggactggtggcccactttagctaaggacgtgagggtatgtttcctcctgctcagtgtgtgcccagtgcaaggctcctagacacctgcccagaggtaagttacaacccttacccgttccacagcggccgtggtcgcacctgtcggatTATTTCCTaactgatcttccaccttcacagggtaacaccacaatcctggtcgttgtggatcgtttttctaagtcctgtcgtctacTCCGGTGGAGGATGTGTTAGATCCTTCCCTGCTGCGagaattccaccgtctccatccggatcaccctgcgcctcgccctctgggtcgtccccgaggccggtgtggACGCACTGCCAGAGtgtcattacatgttgtgtatttaaccctctgttcccctcatgtccttgtcagagttTGTTTTTTCATGTTCATGAAGGTTGTATTGGTGCGCAATGGGTCCTCCTACCCACTTTGCTTTTATTATGTACTTTGGTTTTGGAGCTGTGTTTTTGTTAAGTTATTAAACTACTCCATTGATACCAAGttcgattctcctgcgcctgacttccctgccacctatacacacgacgtGACACTTCCAGAGTAACTCATTCAAATCctttaaatacatgttttaataAGAACATTTTAACaatattgttattattgtgtGGAAATTGTTGGTAACTTTAACACAGCGTCTCCACAGCCCGAAGTCTTCCCTCTAAAATAAGGAAAAGACATCAACTTTCCACCATTACACAGCTTTCCCCAAATTCCCCAAACCTACTTACACATGAGATGATAAGCCCTGTTCACATTCACAACGTTCATAACTAATCCATATCTTTATTGTCCAGGGTTAACCAGTCAAGACACTCGGCTTTAGACAAGTATGCCAACTACACAAAGCTTCTCCTTAGaattgtgttccaaatggaaccctattccctatatagtgcactacttttcaccagagccctatggaaccctattccctatatagtgcactacttttgaccagagccctatagaaccctattccctatatagtgcactacttttgaacagagccctatgcaCATAGtgcaatgtagggaatagggtgccatttgggagccaTGCAAAGTCATAACAACACAACTGGGAAGACGGAGGTCATTGAAAATAGAAACAAATGTTAAATAACTTGTCCGTTTTTGAGTAtgcaatgcattcagaaagtattcagaccccttgaatttttccacattttgtaaaggccttctaaaattgatgaaatagttttttttctgtggtgttgtcagtctacacacaacaccacatgacaaaaaaacagttttttagacatttttgcaaatgtattaataagaaactgtaatatcacatttacacaagtattcagactctttacccaatactttgaagcacctttggcaactctctacccctcctgccgtctctagagagttgaaaacagcaggtctgggacaggtagcacatccagtgaacaggtcagggttccatagccgcaggcagaacagttgaaactggagcagcagcactgccaggtggactggggatgtCTCCATAGCCACAGTCTCCGCTtacgacaggggatacacgtgactcctgggaagtgcagcgtctaccaggagatttatcgcacaatcccccagTCGATacggtggtaattgagtcgccttctttttacagaaggcgagagccaaatcggcatattctgggggaatgcgcatggtggagacctggtctggactttccaccatagtagcaccaaCAGAAACACACCTACCttagcactctcgcgaccaccccgtgagagccctctgtggccaagaaacaatggggttatgacaagctaaccaatTACTTAAAAatgatacaatgtgattttctggatttttgttttagattccatctctcacagttgaagtctacctatgataaaaattacagacctctacatgctttgtaagtaggaaaacctgcaaaatcggaagtgtatcaaatacttgttctccccactgtatgtgtgaccagcagatgcatatctgtattcccagtcatgtgaaatccatagattaggtcctaatgaatttatttcaattgactgatttcctcatatgaactgtaactcagtaaaatccttgaaattgttgcttgttgtgtttatacatatatttgttcagtgtatattccaGTGTTACTAGAGCTTGCTGTTGCGcaataacaaaacaagaaaaaaaacagtAATTAATCTATTATAGCTTCAAAACTATTTTCTCACTGAAAATATTAATACCAAGGATAAATGTCTTAGACAGCCCCAATGCAGACCCTCGTTGCTCAAAAAACAACATCAACTGCAGCACAAGTATGATGTGGTTTCTGTTCCCATAGGGTCAGCCTCACAGCAACATGTAGCCTACTGGTATTCCTATAGTATCTGTTTAGTTTCACCGTGCATACACAAAAGTCTTCTCTGGTACCACATGATATGATAAGATATAACATAATTACATACATGTGattccaacaaaaaaaaaacattttttaaagatgGGGCCGACCGTCATATTTCTCGGGAAAGTGACATGCCGGTGCTAATATTGTTGCAGCCAGAGTAAAGTAAACATGAATGTCTATAAAAATTGAGAAACAGTGCTAAAACGGTTTATTCATAAATGATTGTTATTCAAATCAATATCATTTTTCTTTGCAAAACTTATTTTTGGGGGTTTAGCGGAGTGTAGCCTATGACCTAGCAGTGCTTGCTGTGCTTTGTATTCTCAAATCAAAAGTGATAGAGTATCACCCTCTAATGGGGCACAGCTGCATCACAGGGCGAGATGTAGTTTATAAACGTGTATTAAAACTGTAGTACAGTCAATCATCCAGTAGAGAGCAATGGAGAGCTACAGATTGATGAAAGTCTAGAAATTGGCGAGAAGAAattactgtctgtgtctgtaaataatcaaatcaaatcgaatgttatttgtcacataacacttggttagcagatgttaatgcgagtgtagcgaaatgcttgtgcttctagttccgaccatgcagtaataaccaatgagtaatctaaccgaATAAAACGCTACTTGCTTGTCCATTAGGAAGACAAGACCAGAAAGTGTACTGTACCTGATTGCCAAAAGCAGGTGATTTAATTAACCAAATTTGTTGGTCACTTGTtgtggggctcccgagtggtgcagaggtctaaggcactgcatctcagtgatagaggcgTCGCTACAGAAACCCtgatttgattccaggctgtatcacaacccggctgtgattgggaatcccatagggcggcgcacaattggcccagcatcatccgggtttggccgatgtaggccgccattgtaattaagaatgtgttcttaactgactagcttAGTTAAAAAAAGAAATGAAAACACTTCACTGGATCTTTCTCAACCTGTATTTTTGTGATTCCTCATTGAACGTCCAAGATCCCTCCCGTCTGACCTTCTCCAATTAGTTTTGAGACAAATGGGGGCGAGGAGAaatgggaggaatggaggaaagtTAAAAGATATAAAGATAAATCAGATGAAGATCTGATGTACGGAACATTAACTAAAGTATTTAATGAAATGTGGTGATTTAATAAACAGGTTTGCAGTATTAGAAACGATCAGAGCACATACATTATTTACTTGTCAAAATTCCATAGGCCTAATCTAGGTCTAGATTCAATCTAACAAAGCATTATTCGGCGATACCCGACACCCGCAAAGCTGATGTTTGGCACCCGCAAAGCTGATGTTTGGCACCCGCAAAGCTGATGTTTGGCACCCGCATAGCTGATGTTTGGCACCCACAAAGAGCCTGTTTTGCACTCACATTGCTGTTGTTTTGCACCCGCATAGCTGATGTTTGGCACCCACAAAGAGCCTGTTTTGCACTCACATTGCTGTTGTTTTGAACCCGCATAGCGGATGTTTTGAACCCACAAAGATCCTGTTTTGCACTCACATAGCGGATGTTTTGAACCCGCATAGCGGATGTTTTGCACTCACATTGCTGTTGTTTTGAACCCGCATAGCGGATGTTTTGCACTCAAATTGCTGTTGTTTTGAACCCGCATAGCGGCTGTTTCGGAGGTGTCAAAACCGTAACTGCATTGGAGCTGTAGAATGAGCAGCCACACCTGTTTGAAGTTCAGAATGAGAAAGTGAAGGCTAAATAATGACGCTCAAATTTCATCCTAATGGgggattacatctatcatcctaatgggggattacatctatcatcctaatggaggattacatctatcatcctaatgggggattacatctatcatcctaatgggggattacatctatcatcctaatgggggattacatctatcatcctaatgggggattacatctatcatcctaatgggggattacatctatcatcctaatgggggattacatctatcatcctaatggggattacatctatcatcctaatgggggattacatctatcatcctaatggggattacatctatcatcctaatggggattacatctatcatcctaatgggggattacatctatcatcctaatggggattacatctatcatcctaatggcggattacatctatcatcctaatgggggattacatctatcatcctaatgggggattacatctatcatcctaatggaggattacatctatcatcctaatgggggattacatctatcatcctaatgggggattacatctatcatcctaatgggggattacatctatcatcctaatgggggattacatctatcatcctaatgggggattacatctatcatcctaatggaggtgtagattacatctatcatcctaatggaggtgtagattacatctatcatcctaatggaggtgtagattacatctatcattccaatggaggtgtagattacatctatcatccaaatggaggtgtagattacgtcacattccagtgttccaatTTGTAAACAAgactgcatgggatttctcttaatgtGACTCCATGCAGCCAACGGCCTTGTCCGCTTTAGGTATGACGCTAGGTgctgcttgtggatttgacagctccacCTCAGACACCGCCAAAACAGTCACTATACAGATGTCAGCTAAAgcagatctgattgaatagagtcCTAATTTAATTGTGTGTCAAATATCCGTTCTCTAAAATGGAATCTAAACTATATTTACATTTATGAAAGATTCGcaacaaaggcacacacacacacacacacacacacacacacacacacacacacacacacacacacacacacacacacacacacacacacaaaacagaaaagcaGGATAATGAGACTCCTAGACTCACAGGAGTACAACATTTAGTGTTTTTATAAAACAACATATTTGCAAGGCTCATTTAAATATGCATAAATAGCAAGAAAATAGTTTCccatttcatttcaattcaaaCAATTCTGAATAGCAATATTTGTACATAGATCAGTTAAGAGCACTATATGAACATAGGGTAGAATCCTCTATCAAGGTCTTAACGTTCCAGTCAGGAGCAGGGCATAGCTAAAGCAATAATTCAGTGTATATCACAATTGTACACGTCTTGGTCTTTAGAAGAAACACAGATACCATATAACACAAGGCTTGTGAAAAATGTGTGAAATATCAAATGGCACACCTTTGGATGGGTTATCGATGATAAAAAAGTATAATACAACAATAATCAATATTACTATGGTCAAAATCTTTAAAACATTTTGTAGATATTTACAAAACCTGAGAACAAGGCAATACAAGGGTGAAAACAAGTTTTGGATctatgttatatatattttttaagtcaaGTGAATAATTTGTCCTGGTTTTGAATGTTCTTCGTTGGCTTACACTACCCTGCCTATTAGAACTGATATTGGTCTACAACTTTGGATGGATTTGGAATCTGTTTGTCGTTTATAAATAACGGCTGATATTAGTTTATTTTTTTGTAGACTGTGAATTTGAGAAACAACCTATTGCTAATATTAAGTATACTATGAATTATGCTATGAATTAGACATTTACATTGATTGTAGTGAATCCAAAGATAAACAATTACAATCCAAAGATAAACAATTATATAATGTCCTGAGAGTATTCTTTTGCGTGTGTGTACTTTTGCAACATACAAAATCTATTCATCCAGTTTTATTTCTAcaaattaaatgtttttataaaaatcCTTGTGATTTTGATCTGAGATGTCTAAAATCAACTGTTTTCCAGTAATTCCCCTGTTTTCTATACATTTATATTCCCAGACATCACTCCCCTCAAACTCTCATCTCCTCAGCCTAATATCCTTCTATCTCTAAACAGCAGGTAGAACATCTATCAGGCAGAGAACTTTCTGTTCTGTATTGTTCTTAGAAGTCTGAGATGAAGCATCAGTTATCTGTTGGAAGTGTCAGTTGGccggctctctctctgttcaggtgTCAGTTGGCCGGCTCTCTCCCTGTTCAGGTGTCAGTTGGccggctctctctctgttcaggtgTCAGTTGGccggctctctctctgttcaggtgTCAGTTGGCTgttcagggctctctctctgttcaggtgTCAGTTGGccggctctctctctgttcaggtgTCAGTtcggctctctctctgttcaggtgTCAGTTGGccggctctctctctgttcaggtgTCAGTTGGccggctctctctctgttcaagtGTCAGTTGGccggctctctctctgttcaagtGTCAGTTGGCCGGCTCGCTCTCTGTTCAGGTGTCAGTTGGccggctctctctctgttcaggtgTCATTTGGCACTGTCTCTGTTCTATCATCTTTAATCTGTGTCAGTTGGTCAGCTCAGGGATGGGAGAGGCGTGATTCTCCAGTCTAATGGTCCAGGGGTCAGGGGTCGGGGTGTAAAATGGAGGGTGGGTAAGGATTTCCCCCCCAGGCCCCGCCAGGGCAAAGGTGAAcatgcccctctgtctctccagctCCACCTTGTCAACCACATGCTTCCTGTCTGACTGGTGATGCCGAGCCTCTCTAGCCTCCCGGCCCTCTCTGGCCTCTCTAGCTTCCCGGCCCTCCCGGCCCTCTCTAGCCTCCCGGCCCTCCCGGCCCTCTCTGGCCTCCCTGCCCTCCcggctctctctgctgtcactgtcCAAGTCCTTATAGCCCAGGCCCTTACCACCcagggcctgtctctctctctcccctaggcCCAGACCGTGACCTCTAACGCCTCGATGGGAGGAGGGCAGGAGCCGGCAGCCGCCCTTGCCATCCTCGTGGTGATTGGCCGAGTCAGGAGGGCCCTGCAGGAAGTTGTTGGCTGAGCGCCAGGCGGCGGGCTTGCGGCCTCGTCGAGGGCGTGAGACGCGGCAGCTCTGCCTCTTGATGTGTCGGTGCAGGTGGTCTGAGCGTGTGAAGCTCTTGTAGCAGTGCTCACACTGGTAGGGACGCACCCCTGTGTGGATACGCAAGTGGTTCTTCAGGTCGTAGTTGTGGACAAACTTAGAGTTGCAGTGGAGGCAAACGTAGGGCCGCTCTCCTGTGTGCTTCCGCATGTGGATCTTCAGCTTGTCTTGcctgaaaataaaaaaatagaagcATATATTATTTAATTTAGTTCACTTTTATGTTACCAGGTTGTCCCATTGaggtcaaaatatatattttttcaatgtGTTGTCCTttcaactgtatgtgttctgAAAGATGTATCAGAGATGAAAGCATTGTTGGTGGGTATACTCTGGGGTACGTATTAAATGTGCCCGGTGAAACAATCATGCCAGAGCAGAGGCAGGAAGTGACtagaaagaaagacagggggtTTCCACTTTTTAGGTCTCGGATGATATTCAGATGAGAGGATACAAATCAAACGCCTTAACCACAAAAACACTCCCTTACCGTAATACTATAATCTTTGTCCAAAACCCCCCCCCTCAATTTCACGGGTTAATGATTGATatctttttaatttattttaaaaattttTACATGTAGGCATTTTGATTATTATCTTAGAATATGATCAGGCAACACTTTTACCTAATCACTTAGCCACTTATCCACATACGTGGCATCACTAACGGATACTGTGTGTGTCAGTACTGTGTTTATTGGCTTTTATAATCTCCTTGCAGAAGATGGTAAAGACCTACAGTATCAAGAGTGTTTGTCATACCTGGTGAAGCGCACCTCACAGATGGTGCACAtgtatggtttctctcctgtgtgagtcctcATGTGTCTGGGTAGTTTCCCCGCCCCCTGGATCACCTTGTTACAGATGGGACACTGCTGGGATGCTTTGGgcttcatcttcctctcctcctccatctgccAGGGAGGGAACAGTGCCCCCAGGTGGCTTGATGCACTCAGGAAGCTCAGGTATGAGCGGATGTCTTCCTCCTGCTTTATCTGACCCGGGTGGAGGTGAGGCCCCTCGGACCgtaccacccccacccccaggcCGGAGGTCATTAAGTCTTTCAGGAAGTCACTGTGGAGCATGCTGGGAGGGACTTCCTCCTTCAGCTCGTCCTTGACGACCTCTCTCTTCACGGCCAGGTCTAAGGGTCGGTTGTCCAGTTGAGAAGGGTGGGAGGAACGGTGGAGGGTCGGGGTCTGGGCGTGGTGGCTGGGGTCTAGGACCTGCGGGGGGAATCCTGGGAACTCTGCAGCCCACATGGGAGGGTAGAAGCCAGGGAGCAGAGGGGAAAAGTTGTCCCTCCTGTCCAGGACTGATGGCAGTTTAGGGTACAGCCCTTCCTGTAGCAGAGACTCAATGGAAAAGTCCTTGAGGGCTCGGCTCTCCATGCGCTCATGCTCCGGGCTGGGTTTCTCACACTGAGAGTCTTTGTCTGTGCACTTCCTGTTCCTCTGCAGCCCATACTGGTGCTGGTACTGAGAGGTACTGGGTGGTGCTCCTCTCTCCGACTCGGCCTGGTCCTGACTCTCTGACGACCTCGTTGACCACTCACTGGCGTTGTCCTCCTCATGAACCTCCTGCTCGTCCTTCCTcgactcttcctcctcctcctcctcctgttcctcctcctcttcgttttcctcctcatctccctctcctcctcctcccttgccAGAGTCCATAATCTCCAGACAGACGGTGACGATGCAGGGGATCTCCAACATCTGAGCCGCTCCAAGAATTTCTTTCACGTTGGACGCCGTCACCGTTAGCGTAGATGTGTAGGCGAACTCCAAGATGGCTGTCAGTGACTCCGGGGCCACGAAGTCTATCTCATACACACTGTGCTTGTCCCTTCCCTCCGAGGCCACGGTGAAGAGCTTCTTAAAGTACAGGCTGCAGGCGGCGAGGACCGAGCGGTGGGTCTGGTACTCCTGGTCGCGTACGATGAGCACCACGTCACAGAGCAACCCGGCGCGCCGCTGTTCGTTAAGGCAGCACAGGACATCGCTGCTGTGGTTGGGGAACGGAATCCCAATCAGGTCATCTTCACTGTGGCCCATCCTcgactctccttctcctctcactGATCTAcagaacagggagacagacatgAACCATTAGTTTATGAAGTCAGACAGTTCTGTTAAATCAGGCAATATACTGATTTATAGCACAGGGACAAAACATCACATTTATTACATATTTATAGTCCTCTTTACAGCAACAGTTgtcccaaagagctttacagtaaccctgCCTAGATAACAAAGTGCTTTACAGGAACCCTGCTTAGATCCCATAGTGCTTTACAGTAACCATGCCTAGATAACAATCTGCTTTACAGTAACCATGCCTAGATCCCAAAGTGCTTTACAATAACCATGCCTAGAaaacaaagtgctttacagtaaccaTGCCTAGATCCCAAAGTGCTTTACAATAACCATGCCTAGAtaacaaagtgctttacagtaaccaTGCCTAGAtaacaaagtgctttacagtaaccaTGCCTAGAtaacaaagtgctttacagtaaccaTGCCTAGAtaacaaagtgctttacagtaaccctgACTAGAtaacaaagtgctttacagtaaccctgCCTAGATCCaaaagagctttacagtaaccctgCCTAGATCCaaaagagctttacagtaaccctgCCTAGatcccaaagagctttacagtaatCCTGCCTAGATCCaaaagagctttacagtaaccctgCCTAGATCCAAAAGAGCTTTACGGTAACCCTGCCTAGatcccaaagagctttacagtaaccctgCCTAGatcccaaagagctttacagtaaccctgCCTAGatcccaaagagctttacagtaaccctgCCTAGATCCCAAAGAGATTTACAGTAACCCTGCCTAGatcccaaagagctttacagtaaccctgCCTAGATCCCAAAGAGCTTTACAATAACCCTGCCTAGatcccaaagagctttacagtaaccctgCCTAGatcccaaagagctttacagtaaccctgCCTAGATCTaaaagagctttacagtaaccctgCCTAGatcccaaagagctttacagtaaccctgCCTAGatcccaaagagctttacagtaaccctgCCTAGATCCAAAAGAGGGAGCAGAAACCCTGCCTAGatcccaaagagctttacagtaaccctgCCTAGatcccaaagagctttacagtaaccctgCCTAGatcccaaagagctttacagtaaccctgCCTAGATCCAAAAGAGCTTTACGGTAACCCTGCCTAGatcccaaagagctttacagtaaccctgCCTAGATCCAAAAGAGGGAGCAGAAACCCTGCCTAGatcccaaagagctttacagtaaccctgCCTAGatcccaaagagctttacagtaaccctgCCTAGatcccaaagagctttacagtaaccctgCCTAGatcccaaagagctttacagtaaccctgCCTAGatcccaaagagctttacagtaaccctgCCTAGatcccaaagagctttacagtaaccctgCCTAGatcccaaagagctttacagtaaccctgCCTAGATCCAAATGAGCTTTATGGTAACCCTGCCTAGATCCAAAAGAGGGAGCAGAAACCCTGCCTAGATCTaaaagagctttacagtaacgCTGCCTAGatcccaaagagctttacagtaaccctgCCTAGATCCCAAAGAGGTTTACAGTAACCCTGCCTAGatcccaaagagctttacagtaaccctgCCTAGATCCAAATGAGCTTTATGGTAACCCTGCCTAGATCCAAAAGAGGGAGCAGAAACCCTGCCTAGATCTaaaagagctttacagtaaccctgCCTAGatcccaaagagctttacagtaaccctgCCTAGatcccaaagagctttacagtaaccctgCCTAGatcccaaagagctttacagtaaccctgCCTAGatcccaaagagctttacagtaaccctgCCTAGATCTaaaagagctttacagtaaccctgCCTAGatcccaaagagctttacagtaaccctgCCTAGatcccaaagagctttacagtaaccctgCCTAGatcccaaagagctttacagtaaccctgCCTAGATCTaaaagagctttacagtaaccctgCCTAGatcccaaagagctttacagtaaccctgCCTAGatcccaaagagctttacagtaaccctgCCTAGatcccaaagagctttacagtaaccctgCCTAGatcccaaagagctttacagtaaccctgCCTAGATCCAAAAGAGGGAGCAGAAACCCTGTGGCAAAGAGgtaaacatttaatttaatttataaaatgtataaaacattctTTCACCAGGCAAGTTCATTCAGAGCACATAGAGACACAACAGAGCTGCACGGACCACGGCTAACGATCCATTCATTGTCTTTTGATTATAGTCAAAGTGGTGTTGAATGCTATCCTAAATGGTCTTGTTCATTCTAGGTAATGTTTTCAGTGAGTGAAAAAACGGTTTGGGACAGTTTCTCTTCCATTCATGTCTTGTCTATGAATAGAGGTTCAACTTAGCTGTCCGCTCCTCAGTGGTTAGAGCGGGTATGTGGATAGATGCTTTCAGATGGCTTCTTGCCACAGCTGCATTGTGTGATTGGATCTCAATGGTCCACAGTTAACATTACAGAAGAATCCGTGTATGTACGCTATGAGTTTCCGACCCCATATTAACAGTCTCTCTATACGTCACATAGGATAAATATTTAAAACATCTTCCTAAATCATTTCCAGGTGGCATTGTGCTCAGTTACCAATCAAATGTGTTCTCGATCTTGTTGCTAAGGAACAGTTGCTATGATTATGGTACAGATGTAGACAGTGGAAGACCTATAGGCGAATATATACGTTACAGATATACAGTGGAGGATGAAGAATCTTTGATGAGCAACTTGAAACAAAAGACGAAGTGGAATTCAGTGAGATTATTGTTTCTGTTCTGTCAGTTCATAGAAAGAGCAAGTTG from Oncorhynchus tshawytscha isolate Ot180627B linkage group LG09, Otsh_v2.0, whole genome shotgun sequence encodes the following:
- the LOC112257359 gene encoding zinc finger and BTB domain-containing protein 7C; its protein translation is MGHSEDDLIGIPFPNHSSDVLCCLNEQRRAGLLCDVVLIVRDQEYQTHRSVLAACSLYFKKLFTVASEGRDKHSVYEIDFVAPESLTAILEFAYTSTLTVTASNVKEILGAAQMLEIPCIVTVCLEIMDSGKGGGGEGDEEENEEEEEQEEEEEEESRKDEQEVHEEDNASEWSTRSSESQDQAESERGAPPSTSQYQHQYGLQRNRKCTDKDSQCEKPSPEHERMESRALKDFSIESLLQEGLYPKLPSVLDRRDNFSPLLPGFYPPMWAAEFPGFPPQVLDPSHHAQTPTLHRSSHPSQLDNRPLDLAVKREVVKDELKEEVPPSMLHSDFLKDLMTSGLGVGVVRSEGPHLHPGQIKQEEDIRSYLSFLSASSHLGALFPPWQMEEERKMKPKASQQCPICNKVIQGAGKLPRHMRTHTGEKPYMCTICEVRFTRQDKLKIHMRKHTGERPYVCLHCNSKFVHNYDLKNHLRIHTGVRPYQCEHCYKSFTRSDHLHRHIKRQSCRVSRPRRGRKPAAWRSANNFLQGPPDSANHHEDGKGGCRLLPSSHRGVRGHGLGLGERERQALGGKGLGYKDLDSDSRESREGREAREGREGREAREGREGREAREAREGREAREARHHQSDRKHVVDKVELERQRGMFTFALAGPGGEILTHPPFYTPTPDPWTIRLENHASPIPELTN